Proteins encoded together in one Candidatus Neomarinimicrobiota bacterium window:
- the phoU gene encoding phosphate signaling complex protein PhoU, whose translation MEIHLHREIDRLKEKILGLGAKVEDLLIKAVKAVSEDSTVLANEVIENDKEIDSLELEVEEDCLKILALHQPVAIDLRYIVAILKINSDLERIGDLAGNIAEIVTMKMNAEPKNSIFDFGTMAKLSQEMVRQSLEALVNMNVKLAFEVCEKDDKVDEMYYEAMEKINSEITKNPDKARDYIAHLTVYRMLERVGDHATNIAEDIIYMIEGNIVRHRMEDYDKE comes from the coding sequence ATGGAAATACATCTTCACAGGGAGATAGACCGTCTTAAAGAGAAGATTCTCGGTCTCGGCGCCAAAGTAGAAGATCTTCTTATCAAAGCGGTAAAGGCGGTAAGCGAGGACAGCACGGTATTAGCAAACGAGGTTATTGAGAATGATAAGGAAATCGATAGCCTGGAACTTGAAGTTGAAGAGGATTGCCTGAAGATTCTCGCGCTGCATCAGCCTGTTGCGATTGACCTGCGATATATCGTGGCAATATTGAAGATCAACAGCGATTTAGAGCGTATTGGCGATTTGGCGGGCAATATTGCCGAGATTGTTACAATGAAAATGAACGCTGAGCCTAAAAATTCAATATTCGATTTCGGAACGATGGCGAAGCTGTCTCAGGAGATGGTGAGGCAGAGTCTCGAAGCGCTGGTTAATATGAATGTGAAACTTGCGTTTGAAGTCTGCGAAAAAGATGACAAGGTGGATGAGATGTATTACGAAGCGATGGAAAAAATTAATAGTGAAATTACAAAAAATCCCGATAAAGCCAGGGATTATATCGCGCATCTCACCGTTTACCGGATGTTGGAACGGGTAGGCGACCACGCGACGAATATCGCTGAAGACATTATCTATATGATCGAAGGAAATATAGTCCGCCACAGGATGGAGGATTACGATAAGGAATAG
- a CDS encoding methyltransferase domain-containing protein, with product MNCCCDNPAAQFFDKESKSFIKKYRKKGIEKVSRMLVEGIEELGIKDATILEVGGGVGGAHRALLRKGASKAYATELSEEMINAAKIFSEEEGLTDKVEYFHGDIVEMNGEIPDVDITMHDKVVCCYENADGLLEKTLAKTKNIYGFVMPRDYLIPRIGFAFFTFFSKLLKWNFHPYIHPEQPILDRVENAGFRLKYEKQTIIWKVRVYQKT from the coding sequence ATGAACTGTTGTTGTGATAATCCTGCCGCCCAATTCTTTGACAAAGAATCGAAGAGTTTTATCAAAAAATATCGTAAAAAAGGGATAGAAAAAGTGTCCCGGATGTTGGTTGAAGGCATTGAAGAACTGGGAATCAAAGACGCCACGATTTTAGAAGTGGGCGGCGGAGTCGGCGGAGCGCACCGCGCGTTGCTTCGAAAAGGAGCGTCAAAGGCTTACGCAACCGAGCTTTCGGAAGAAATGATTAACGCCGCGAAGATTTTCAGCGAAGAAGAAGGATTGACCGATAAGGTCGAATATTTTCATGGCGATATTGTTGAGATGAACGGCGAAATCCCTGATGTTGATATAACGATGCACGACAAGGTCGTCTGCTGTTACGAAAACGCCGATGGGCTGTTAGAGAAAACATTAGCCAAGACAAAGAATATTTATGGTTTCGTTATGCCCCGCGACTATCTGATACCGAGAATCGGTTTCGCATTTTTTACGTTCTTCTCTAAACTGCTAAAATGGAATTTCCACCCGTACATTCATCCTGAGCAGCCGATATTGGATCGAGTTGAAAACGCCGGCTTCCGATTGAAGTACGAAAAGCAAACCATCATCTGGAAAGTCAGGGTGTATCAAAAAACGTAG
- the pstA gene encoding phosphate ABC transporter permease PstA, translating into MIISSTTTEKLGFAAMRLVTYTIVGIVAWILLDLIWKGIPGLSWEFISAAPRKSGAEGGILPAIVGTLSLLVGTMLFALPLGIASAIYLSEYAKKGKFTTYVQRGIVTLAGVPSIVFGLFGLGLFVLFFNFGASILAGSLTLACMTLPTIIVASNESLQAVPRSFREASLALGATKWETIKNHVLPYSLSGMLTGSILAIGRAAGETAPILLTVAAFFLPRLPNSIFDQVMVLPYHLYILATQHPEAPILRDKQYGTALVLLIIVLGFNFIAVYYRSKFRKKYKWQ; encoded by the coding sequence ATGATAATCAGTTCTACAACAACTGAAAAGTTAGGCTTCGCGGCGATGCGGCTTGTTACGTATACTATTGTAGGAATAGTCGCGTGGATTTTGTTGGATCTGATTTGGAAAGGGATTCCCGGACTCAGCTGGGAGTTCATCTCAGCCGCGCCGAGAAAAAGCGGAGCGGAAGGGGGGATTCTTCCTGCAATAGTCGGCACCCTCTCGCTTCTTGTGGGCACGATGCTGTTCGCGCTCCCGCTTGGAATCGCAAGCGCGATTTATCTTTCTGAATACGCGAAAAAAGGAAAATTCACTACTTATGTCCAAAGAGGAATTGTGACGCTCGCAGGCGTTCCGTCTATCGTATTCGGACTGTTCGGATTGGGTCTTTTCGTGCTGTTTTTTAATTTTGGAGCTTCGATTTTAGCGGGTAGTCTCACGCTGGCTTGTATGACACTGCCGACAATTATCGTAGCCAGCAACGAGTCTTTGCAAGCCGTGCCGAGGTCGTTTAGGGAGGCGAGCCTCGCGTTAGGAGCGACCAAGTGGGAGACGATTAAGAACCACGTACTGCCGTATTCGTTGTCGGGAATGCTGACGGGCTCGATCCTCGCCATCGGAAGAGCGGCGGGTGAAACAGCGCCCATCCTGCTAACAGTAGCGGCGTTTTTCCTGCCGCGGTTGCCAAACTCGATTTTTGATCAGGTAATGGTTTTGCCATATCACCTTTATATATTAGCCACTCAGCACCCGGAAGCGCCGATTTTGAGAGACAAGCAGTACGGCACGGCGTTGGTATTACTCATAATAGTTTTAGGGTTCAATTTTATAGCCGTGTACTACCGCAGTAAATTCAGGAAGAAATATAAATGGCAATGA
- a CDS encoding phosphate ABC transporter ATP-binding protein, whose product MIRLNDNNGTKIKIENLDFYYSGKQALFDISINIPNGKVTALIGPSGCGKSTFLRTLNRMNDIIDGTSVSGKILIDGSDINDKSVNLVELRKKVGMVFQKSNPFPKSIYDNIAYGPKIHGLKDKEKLDSLVEKSLRQGALWEEVKDRLDESALKLSGGQQQRLCIARALAVDPEILLMDEPASALDPKATTRIENLIGDLRGEYTIIIVTHNMQQAARVSDYTAFFYEGELVEFGLTKGIFTKPENKRTEDYVTGRFG is encoded by the coding sequence ATAATTCGGTTGAACGATAATAACGGAACAAAAATAAAGATAGAGAATTTGGATTTTTACTACAGCGGTAAGCAAGCGTTGTTCGACATCTCAATCAATATTCCGAATGGTAAGGTCACCGCTCTAATCGGACCTTCTGGATGCGGAAAATCCACGTTTCTCCGTACGCTCAACAGGATGAATGATATAATCGACGGAACCAGCGTCAGCGGTAAAATTCTAATCGATGGCTCTGATATTAACGATAAATCTGTCAATCTTGTGGAATTGAGAAAAAAGGTGGGGATGGTATTTCAGAAATCTAATCCATTCCCAAAATCTATATACGACAATATCGCATACGGCCCGAAAATTCACGGTTTGAAAGACAAAGAGAAACTTGATAGTTTGGTGGAAAAGAGCCTGAGGCAGGGAGCATTATGGGAAGAGGTGAAAGACCGGCTCGATGAAAGCGCTCTAAAACTTTCCGGCGGACAACAACAGCGTTTATGTATCGCCCGGGCGCTGGCCGTTGATCCGGAGATTCTTTTGATGGACGAACCCGCTTCCGCTTTAGACCCGAAAGCAACAACGCGGATAGAAAATCTTATCGGGGATTTGAGGGGCGAATATACTATAATTATCGTAACGCATAATATGCAGCAAGCGGCGCGGGTTTCGGACTACACGGCATTTTTCTACGAGGGAGAACTCGTCGAATTCGGATTAACCAAAGGAATATTCACCAAACCTGAAAACAAACGCACCGAAGATTACGTTACCGGTAGATTCGGTTAG